A region from the Halosolutus gelatinilyticus genome encodes:
- a CDS encoding NfeD family protein, whose protein sequence is MVEPLFENVPLLLLAVGLVLMGLEALSPGAHFIVIGVALAGAGLVGLLFPPAAHVLVLAALTLAIGIAATYVYREFDFYGGKGTAQTSDSNSLAGATGYVTETVTNRGGEVKLESGGFSPYYSARSTGDTIEEGEEIIVLDPGGGNVLTVESMSAIGEDEIDRALAREAAVDRASTEVDDDHSTEPSETESGTID, encoded by the coding sequence ATGGTCGAACCCCTCTTCGAGAACGTCCCCCTGTTGCTGCTGGCGGTGGGACTCGTCCTGATGGGACTCGAGGCCCTCTCGCCCGGCGCGCACTTCATCGTCATCGGGGTCGCGCTGGCCGGCGCGGGGCTCGTCGGGTTACTCTTCCCGCCCGCAGCCCACGTGCTCGTACTGGCCGCGCTCACGCTGGCGATCGGAATCGCCGCGACCTACGTCTACCGCGAGTTCGACTTCTACGGCGGGAAGGGAACCGCCCAAACGTCGGACTCGAACTCACTGGCCGGGGCGACGGGCTACGTCACCGAGACCGTCACGAACCGCGGCGGCGAGGTCAAACTCGAAAGCGGCGGCTTTTCCCCCTACTACAGCGCGCGATCGACCGGCGACACGATCGAAGAGGGCGAGGAGATCATCGTCCTCGATCCCGGCGGCGGGAACGTGCTCACCGTCGAATCCATGTCGGCGATCGGCGAGGACGAGATCGATCGCGCGCTCGCTCGCGAGGCGGCGGTCGACCGGGCGTCGACCGAGGTCGACGATGACCACTCGACCGAACCGTCCGAAACCGAGTCGGGGACCATCGACTGA
- a CDS encoding DUF7312 domain-containing protein, translated as MADEASGNGAGERDDAVAPSRTSPDETDDRTRADDRDDHGDRIPIDLSGSNAARSDGADEEDPYAPEPNSEPIEPGNPELEHAVFVVLGALVTVAVIVRLLALPV; from the coding sequence ATGGCAGACGAGGCGTCCGGAAACGGTGCCGGCGAGCGCGACGACGCCGTCGCCCCGTCGCGGACGAGCCCGGACGAAACGGACGATCGAACGCGAGCGGACGACCGAGACGACCACGGCGATCGGATCCCGATCGATCTCTCCGGCTCGAACGCGGCCCGGTCCGACGGAGCGGACGAGGAGGACCCCTACGCGCCGGAACCGAACTCTGAACCGATCGAACCCGGCAATCCGGAACTCGAACACGCGGTGTTCGTCGTTCTCGGCGCACTCGTGACCGTCGCCGTGATCGTTCGGCTGCTCGCGCTCCCGGTCTGA